The Caretta caretta isolate rCarCar2 chromosome 5, rCarCar1.hap1, whole genome shotgun sequence genome contains a region encoding:
- the ATP5F1A gene encoding ATP synthase F(1) complex subunit alpha, mitochondrial, translating into MLSVRVAAALARSLPRQAGLVSRNALGATFVATRNIHASKTSLQKVGTAEVSSILEERILGADTSVELEETGRVLSIGDGIARVYGLRNVQAEEMVEFSSGLKGMSLNLEPDNVGVVVFGNDRLIKEGDVVKRTGAIVDVPVGDELLGRVVDALGNAIDGKGPLGSKIRRRVGLKAPGIIPRISVREPMQTGIKAVDSLVPIGRGQRELIIGDRQTGKTSIAIDTIINQKRFNDGTDEKKKLYCIYVAIGQKRSTVAQLVKRLTDADAMKYTIVVSATASDAAPLQYLAPYSGCSMGEYFRDNGKHALIIYDDLSKQAVAYRQMSLLLRRPPGREAYPGDVFYLHSRLLERAAKMNDSFGGGSLTALPVIETQAGDVSAYIPTNVISITDGQIFLETELFYKGIRPAINVGLSVSRVGSAAQTRAMKQVAGTMKLELAQYREVAAFAQFGSDLDAATQQLLNRGVRLTELLKQGQYSPMAIEEQVAVIYAGVRGYLDKLEPSKITRFENAFLAHVLSQQQTLLGTIRTDGKISEQSDAKLKEIVTNFLATFEA; encoded by the exons ATGCTCTCGGTCCGTGTGGCTGCTGCTCTCGCCCGCTCGCTGCCCCGGCAGGCCGGCCTG GTTTCCAGAAATGCCCTGGGTGCAACGTTTGTTGCTACAAGGAACATCCATGCCTCCAAAACTAGTCTTCAAAAAGTTG GCACTGCTGAGGTATCCTCTATTCTTGAGGAACGTATTCTGGGAGCTGACACCTCCGTTGAGCTAGAAGAGACTGGGCGTGTGCTGTCCATTGGTGATGGTATTGCACGTGTATATGGCCTAAGGAATGTTCAAGCAGAAGAAATGGTGGAGTTCTCTTCTGGACTAAAG GGTATGTCCCTGAACTTGGAACCGGACAATGTTGGTGTTGTCGTATTTGGTAACGACAGACTGATTAAggaaggggatgttgtgaagaggACTGGGGCCATTGTGGATGTTCCAGTTGGTGATGAGCTCTTGGGCCGTGTCGTAGATGCTCTGGGTAATGCCATTGATGGAAAG GGTCCACTTGGTTCTAAGATACGTAGGAGAGTTGGTCTAAAGGCTCCTGGGATCATTCCCAGGATCTCTGTGCGTGAGCCCATGCAAACTGGCATCAAGGCTGTGGATAGTTTAGTACCCATTGGCCGTGGCCAGCGTGAATTGATCATTGGTGACAGACAGACTGG CAAAACTTCAATTGCTATTGACACAATCATCAACCAAAAACGATTTAATGATGGAACTGATGAGAAAAAGAAACTGTACTGTATATATGTTGCAATTGGTCAGAAGAGATCTACTGTTGCTCAGCTGGTGAAGAGGCTTACTGATGCAG ATGCTATGAAGTACACTATCGTGGTTTCTGCAACAGCATCAGATGCTGCTCCTCTTCAGTACCTGGCTCCTTATTCTGGTTGCTCCATGGGAGAGTATTTCCGAGATAATGGGAAACATGCTCTGATCATTTATGATGACTTATCCAAACAG GCTGTTGCCTACCGTCAGATGTCTCTGCTGCTGAGACGTCCACCTGGTCGTGAGGCCTACCCTGGTGATGTGTTCTACCTACACTCTCGTCTCTTGGAGAGAGCAGCCAAAATGAATGACTCCTTTGGAGGTGGCTCCCTGACTGCCCTTCCTGTCATTGAGACTCAGGCTGGTGATGTGTCAGCCTACATTCCAACTAATGTAATCTCCATCACTGATGGACAG ATCTTCTTGGAAACTGAACTGTTCTACAAAGGCATCCGTCCAGCCATCAATGTTGGGCTGTCTGTTTCCCGTGTGGGTTCTGCTGCCCAGACCAGAGCCATGAAGCAG GTGGCCGGTACCATGAAGCTAGAATTGGCTCAGTATCGTGAAGTAGCTGCTTTTGCTCAATTTGGATCTGATCTGGATGCTGCTACTCAACAGCTGCTGAATCGTGGTGTGCGTCTGACTGAGCTTCTCAAACAAGGACAGTATT CCCCCATGGCTATTGAGGAACAGGTTGCAGTCATCTATGCTGGTGTAAGAGGTTACTTGGACAAACTGGAGCCCAGCAAAATCACCAGATTTGAGAATGCTTTCCTAGCCCACGTTCTGAGCCAGCAACAGACCCTTTTAGGCACAATCAG GACTGATGGGAAGATCTCCGAACAGTCAGATGCCAAGCTGAAAGAAATAGTCACAAACTTCCTGGCTACTTTTGAAGCATAA